In Paramormyrops kingsleyae isolate MSU_618 chromosome 5, PKINGS_0.4, whole genome shotgun sequence, one DNA window encodes the following:
- the LOC111860612 gene encoding tumor necrosis factor receptor superfamily member 13B, with translation MRAGARGAAAPFRAGSGSPLCRAMAGTCHEGQYWDHLLRMCMPCQTQCAQPYQTERCNNFCVAIECKSVKGNFYDLLLKRCLRCSEVCGRHPLECSQTCSTKSTTPNLTKELLDRPPNSGAEYHTVLIYSLLGVCLAMLVCALALATLVLLRRARARKQTAVHKGGDTAPQEHGSSSRDRLLVASKPPLKKASLPTETCVHCFPELRVPLCRPGREPPMQTPATTTLYQQASVTGPATRGSPCCLQGGAPPVEKDRLRIICSPTQSSV, from the exons AGCCATGGCTGGGACGTGTCACGAGGGCCAGTACTGGGACCACCTTCTCCGGATGTGCATGCCCTGTCAGACCCAGTGTGCTCAGCCATACCAGACGGAGAGATGCAACAACTTCTGTG TGGCGATAGAGTGCAAGAGCGTCAAGGGAAATTTCTACGACTTGCTGCTGAAGCGCTGCTTGCGTTGCTCTGAGGTGTGTGGCCGTCACCCCTTGGAGTGCTCCCAAACCTGCAGCA CTAAGTCCACGACCCCAAATCTGACCAAGGAACTGCTGGACAGGCCTCCAAACTCTGGAGCGGAGTACCACACAGTGCTGATCTACTCCCTGCTAGGCGTGTGCCTGGCCATGCTGGTGTGCGCGCTCGCCCTGGCCACGCTGGTGCTGCTGCGGAGGGCAAGGGCCCGCAAGCAGACCGCGGTCCACAAGGGCGGCGACACTGCCCCTCAGGAACACGGCAGCTCCTCCAGAG ATCGCCTGCTCGTGGCCAGCAAGCCCCCACTGAAGAAAGCATCCCTGCCCACAGAGACCTGCGTCCATTGCTTTCCTGAGCTCCGGGTGCCGCTCTGCCGTCCCGGGAGGGAGCCCCCCATGCAGACCCCCGCCACTACCACGCTCTATCAGCAGGCGTCAGTCACAGGCCCTGCCACTAGGGGGTCCCCCTGCTGTCTGCAAGGGGGAGCCCCCCCCGTGGAAAAGGACAGGCTGAGGATTATCTGTTCCCCAACACAGAGCAGCGTCTGA